In Bradysia coprophila strain Holo2 unplaced genomic scaffold, BU_Bcop_v1 contig_350, whole genome shotgun sequence, a genomic segment contains:
- the LOC119081132 gene encoding uncharacterized protein LOC119081132 — protein MATSKKGLCKPKPTYTTASCGLCPKLDTDDMVACDKCDIWFHFECVGVTQEIQNEEWLCKQCQKEAVKLADIVSSRGLRKSLPPSTAWSSTTSMSSKQKRIALMRLEEEQALKMEYINRKYQIMGCDDGSSDDEPNSVCSLNTTSVFRKENQPDNVHPSVSDEEREQWNQMHFNESQRVVNSTAQWNKANKTFSVKSSSIGSRRSVQKPQMNHKKIPPLEPQYLPEHTHQKYRVTYNRQANPTVGQTKSVQPPPTIKYSVNDNMVPKPNCSEFNPELYPTQIQHPRNLHSDYGVNFNQPHFPNVHQLEPLQQNVLDDRQIQSNDVPTVRRNTSGYVGYNGTLTQGHIASRHVFSKDLPQYWGKPESWPMFLSALITSTNACGFSDAENLGRLQRCLKGDALDLVENHLLHASSVPGAVETLHTMFGRPSIIIYNLLEKIEKASAPKADDLNSLIKFGILVKNLSATIQSSGDLGQLRNPYLIQSITNKLPTQIALNWGSFIYGKDVDLAVMGDWLYNLAEVATGVINPLSLKISDKKDRKNKSQQNDSSPSTYVNAHSDESDSKKFKCRGCNSNSKHTLDNCKKFKEFAVEERWNFIKKHKLCGSCFGLHKFYQCLKKKKCGSGGCTREHHILLHNVIEDSPSKAIVPAGNQNVATTNAHRTVSSSKFPDIFRIVPVILSFKGKSVRIFAYLDDGSNLTSLEESVARKLGTLGTIEPLCVKWSFGNREVMSDSRQLTVTICGINEDAEEYVLNHVRTVKRLMLPSQSITKKWLAQYSHFDDIPISTYENVTPQMIIGLEYSKLMVSLDTREGDWTEPLACKTRIGWVVQGPNSGDANYNHTQKFSLNMCECQADNKSLHQLVGDFFSIENLGVKIPEKVLESKDVARANHILETTIKKNGNHYEVGLLWKTDDIELPNSYFMAKRRLECVESKMKKDPVLAQRMRAYIQDFIEKGYIRKLTEKERNLKGPRTWYLPIFPVFNPKKPEKLRVVWDGAAKVDGVSLNSVLLTGPDLLEPLPDVLRRFREKKIAYIGDLKEMFHQIEVAEPDQDSQRFLWHDDPENLEQDPDEYILTVDSFGLRCSPSTAQFVKNRNAENFKDKYPDATKAIVKGHYVDDMLENSHTIAEAAKLLQDVQFVHSHAGFQMRNFISNSKELLQLVNANTECGNKSLEKDPKEIERVLGMYWNTKNDTFTYSLKFVKSNYSSEDFRPTKREILRTVMSIFDPLGFLAHFVVHAKIILQEIWRTRLGWDDEIPTSMKEQWIEWLQQLPMVEETHVPRLYSNRMSPQPAKSIQLHLFVDAGMEAYAAVAYFRVEDESGVDTCIVGAKSRVAPIKPMSVPRLELQGAVLGTRLAVNIIQSHNGLTIDKTVIWCDSRTVLSWLHSDTRKYSQFVIFRVAEILELSNDMEWRWIPSLENVADEATKSKDKADLQSSARWFIGPEFLRNPDSAWQFELEEPQFETKEELRPVYAMSHLVVPVNQLIDFKRFSNWSRLVRAVAYILRFVHNTKSMAKQRHFGPLSSEELTLAESLIYRQVQYDSFQDELVIIRHNATAPIDKQKEFEKSSTIRTCSAYLDENGVMRVMGRIDACPSVPVSMKRPIILDKRHHVTRLITHFYHKKYKHLNHQTVLNEMKQRYWIPSLRSVIKNVRTDCQKCKNSAALPQIPEMAPLPPERLAVYAPAFTNVGVDYFGPIEVVVGRSTQKRWGVLFTCLTSRAIHLEVAHSLDTSSCIMAVQNFIAHRGQPRKIFSDNGTNFHGADNELREEFKKLDQNRIQEEFTTTEMSWAFIPPKASHMGGAWERMIGIVKRCMDDVISIRYPTDEVLNNLMKLTMNIVNSRPLTYVALDSPTDEILTPNHLLFGSSNGMKPPGDFTNADALKNSWKTAQVMADKFWRAFVLQYLPTLVKRPKWFQKVKSLQIDDIVLIVDENFKRNTWPKGIVVEVFKDKAGTVRSGKVRTDLGTFLTRPVSKLVPLDVRRSEDSNNTNFAAHNDKGVKQIGSIRLYRL, from the coding sequence ATGGCAACTAGCAAGAAAGGCCTATGTAAACCGAAACCCACGTACACAACAGCCAGTTGTGGATTATGTCCAAAGTTGGACACAGATGATATGGTGGCTTGCGACAAGTGCGATATATGGTTCCACTTTGAATGTGTCGGTGTCACACAAGAGATCCAGAATGAAGAATGGCTGTGCAAACAATGCCAAAAGGAAGCCGTTAAGCTGGCAGATATTGTGAGCAGTCGTGGTCTACGAAAGTCGCTCCCACCATCAACTGCATGGTCATCTACGACTTCCATGTCTTCCAAGCAAAAACGTATTGCGTTGATGAGATTAGAGGAAGAACAAGCGTTAAAAATGGAGTACATCAACCGTAAATACCAAATTATGGGCTGTGATGATGGCAGTTCCGACGACGAGCCCAATAGTGTGTGTTCGCTAAATACTACGTCAGtgtttcgaaaagaaaatcaaccAGATAATGTCCATCCGTCGGTCAGTGATGAAGAACGTGAACAGTGGAATCAGATGCATTTCAACGAGTCTCAAAGAGTCGTAAATTCGACTGCTCAATGGAATAAGGCGAACAAAACGTTTAGTGTGAAGTCATCAAGCATTGGTTCGCGACGAAGTGTGCAAAAACCGCAAATGAACCATAAGAAAATTCCACCATTGGAACCACAGTACTTGCCGGAGCACACACATCAGAAATATCGAGTAACATATAATCGACAAGCAAACCCTACCGTTGGTCAGACAAAAAGTGTGCAACCACCACCAACGATAAAGTATTCGGTGAACGATAATATGGTGCCAAAACCTAACTGCAGTGAGTTCAATCCTGAGCTCTATCCGACACAAATTCAACATCCAAGAAATTTACATTCCGATTATGGTGTCAACTTCAATCAACCGCACTTTCCGAATGTTCACCAATTGGAGCCGTTACAACAGAATGTTTTGGACGATCGTCAAATACAGTCGAACGACGTGCCCACTGTTCGTAGAAATACTTCAGGATATGTGGGGTATAATGGAACGTTAACACAAGGCCATATCGCATCACGTCACGTATTCTCAAAGGACCTCCCGCAATATTGGGGCAAGCCTGAGTCGTGGCCAATGTTTCTCAGCGCTTTGATAACTTCAACTAATGCATGCGGATTTTCGGATGCTGAAAATTTGGGCCGACTTCAGAGATGTCTGAAAGGAGACGCGCTAGACTTGGTGGAAAACCACTTACTGCATGCTTCGTCAGTTCCAGGTGCAGTAGAGACTCTACACACAATGTTCGGAAGGCCAAGTATAATTATTTACAACCTGTtggagaaaattgagaaagcATCAGCCCCGAAAGCCGACGATTTGAATTCGTTGATTAAGTTTGGCATATTGGTGAAAAATCTCAGCGCAACAATTCAATCATCTGGAGATTTGGGACAACTCAGGAATCCATATCTAATTCAATCAATCACGAATAAGCTTCCGACTCAAATTGCATTGAACTGGGGAAGTTTCATATATGGAAAAGATGTCGATTTGGCAGTAATGGGCGATTGGCTGTATAACCTGGCCGAAGTAGCTACAGGAGTCATAAATCCTTTGTCGCTGAAGATTAGTGACAAAAAAGATcgaaaaaacaaaagtcaGCAGAACGATTCCAGTCCATCAACCTACGTCAACGCTCATTCAGACGAAAGTGattccaaaaaattcaaatgtcgTGGATGCAATTCCAATTCGAAGCATACGCTCGACAACTGcaagaaatttaaagaatttgcgGTCGAGGAACGAtggaatttcatcaaaaaacataaattgtgTGGATCCTGTTTCGGATTGCACAAGTTCTACCAGTgtttgaaaaagaagaaatgtgGATCAGGTGGCTGCACTCGTGAACATCACATTCTCCTTCATAATGTGATTGAAGACTCACCATCAAAGGCAATTGTTCCAGCTGGTAACCAAAATGTCGCTACTACAAATGCTCACAGGACCGTTTCGTCATCCAAATTTCCGGACATTTTCCGTATCGTACCAGTGATTTTATCGTTCAAAGGAAAATCCGTTCGAATTTTCGCTTATCTCGATGATGGGTCAAATCTAACGTCATTGGAAGAAAGCGTTGCCAGGAAATTGGGTACGCTTGGAACCATAGAACCTCTATGCGTGAAATGGTCATTCGGTAACAGAGAAGTTATGTCCGATTCAAGACAATTGACGGTTACGATTTGTGGAATTAACGAAGACGCTGAAGAATACGTTCTGAATCACGTTCGCACGGTCAAAAGGTTGATGTTGCCTTCGCAGTCAATAACGAAGAAATGGCTCGCGCAGTATTCTCATTTCGACGACATTCCAATATCAACGTACGAAAATGTGACTCCTCAAATGATCATCGGCCTGGAATACTCGAAGTTAATGGTTTCACTTGACACAAGAGAAGGAGATTGGACGGAACCTTTGGCTTGTAAGACACGAATCGGATGGGTGGTCCAAGGACCGAATAGTGGAGACGCAAATTATAACCACACTCAAAAGTTCAGTCTCAACATGTGCGAATGCCAGGCCGACAACAAGAGCCTACATCAATTGGTCGGTGATTtcttttcaatcgaaaatctCGGCGTAAAAATCCCGGAAAAAGTTCTGGAATCGAAAGACGTTGCTCGAGCTAATCACATACTGGAAACGACAATAAAGAAGAATGGCAATCATTATGAAGTTGGTTTGCTGTGGAAGACGGACGACATCGAACTACCGAACAGTTATTTCATGGCAAAACGTCGTTTGGAATGTGTTGAATCCAAAATGAAAAAGGATCCGGTTTTGGCCCAAAGGATGAGAGCATATATACAAGACTTCATCGAAAAAGGCTACATTAGGAAGCTGACCGAAAAAGAACGTAATTTGAAAGGACCACGAACTTGGTATCTACCGATATTTCCAGTGTTCAACCCGAAAAAACCAGAGAAATTACGAGTTGTGTGGGACGGTGCGGCCAAAGTGGATGGTGTATCACTTAATTCAGTTCTACTTACCGGTCCTGATTTGTTAGAACCACTACCGGATGTACTTCGTCGCTTCCGAGAGAAGAAAATCGCTTACATTGGTGATTTAAAGGAAATGTTCCACCAAATTGAAGTCGCCGAACCGGATCAAGATTCCCAACGATTTCTGTGGCATGACGATCCCGAAAACTTGGAACAAGATCCAGACGAATACATTTTAACGGTCGATTCATTTGGTTTGCGATGTTCACCATCAACTGCTCAGTTTGTGAAGAATCGTaatgcagaaaatttcaaagacaAATATCCAGATGCCACTAAAGCGATCGTCAAAGGACATTACGTGGACGATATGTTggaaaattctcatacaattGCTGAAGCTGCAAAGTTGTTGCAAGACGTTCAATTCGTACATAGTCACGCTGGGTTTCAAatgagaaattttatttcgaactCGAAAGAACTCCTGCAGCTTGTTAATGCGAATACTGAATGCGGGAACAAGTCATTGGAAAAGGATCCGAAAGAAATCGAAAGAGTTCTGGGAATGTATTGGAACACAAAGAATGACACGTTTACGTACTCTCTGAAGTTTGTTAAATCGAATTATTCTTCGGAAGACTTCAGACCAACCAAAAGAGAAATTCTCAGAACGGTGATGTCGATATTTGACCCTTTGGGGTTTTTGGCACACTTCGTGGTACACGCGAAGATAATACTTCAAGAGATCTGGCGTACTCGACTTGGATGGGACGATGAAATACCGACATCAATGAAGGAACAGTGGATCGAATGGTTACAACAATTACCAATGGTTGAAGAAACTCACGTTCCACGTCTCTATTCGAATCGGATGTCACCACAACCTGCGAAATCAATTCAACTTCATCTGTTTGTGGACGCTGGCATGGAAGCTTATGCAGCTGTAGCATATTTTCGTGTGGAAGACGAAAGTGGTGTCGACACTTGTATCGTTGGAGCAAAATCCAGAGTGGCTCCAATCAAGCCAATGTCTGTTCCAAGATTGGAATTGCAAGGTGCTGTTTTGGGTACGCGTTTAGCAGTGAACATCATACAAAGTCATAACGGTCTCACTATCGACAAAACCGTCATTTGGTGTGACTCTCGAACAGTGTTGTCCTGGTTACACTCGGACACTCGAAAATACAGTCAATTTGTCATTTTCCGAGTGGcggaaattttggaattgtCTAACGATATGGAATGGCGTTGGATACCATCATTGGAAAATGTCGCAGATGAAGCAACAAAATCGAAGGACAAGGCAGATTTACAGTCATCAGCACGTTGGTTCATTGGACCAGAATTCCTTCGCAATCCCGATTCTGCCTGGCAGTTTGAGTTGGAAGAACCCCAATTCGAAACGAAAGAAGAACTGAGGCCAGTGTATGCGATGTCGCATTTGGTTGTTCCGGTCAATCAGCTCATTGACTTCAAGAGATTTTCCAATTGGTCACGTTTAGTTCGGGCAGTTGCATACATTTTACGATTCGTACACAATACAAAGTCAATGGCTAAACAACGACATTTTGGTCCATTATCGTCCGAAGAGCTCACTCTTGCCGAATCGCTTATATATCGACAAGTTCAGTACGACAGTTTCCAAGATGAATTGGTAATCATACGACATAACGCAACAGCACCAATCGACAAACAGAAGGAATTCGAGAAAAGCAGTACAATTCGTACATGTTCGGCATATTTGGATGAAAATGGTGTCATGCGGGTTATGGGGCGTATCGATGCTTGTCCATCAGTGCCGGTTTCAATGAAACGGCCAATCATTCTGGACAAACGTCATCACGTTACGCGTCTCATTACACATTTCTACCACAAGAAATACAAACATCTGAACCATCAGACAGTGCTGAACGAAATGAAACAGAGGTATTGGATTCCAAGCCTACGATCGGTCATCAAAAACGTAAGAACCGACTGCCAGAAATGTAAAAACTCAGCTGCACTTCCACAAATTCCGGAAATGGCACCATTACCACCGGAACGGTTGGCCGTTTATGCACCAGCCTTTACGAATGTGGGAGTTGACTATTTCGGTCCGATAGAGGTGGTTGTTGGCAGAAGTACACAAAAGAGATGGGGAGTACTCTTCACCTGTTTGACATCAAGAGCAATCCATTTGGAAGTTGCACATTCGTTGGATACAAGTTCTTGCATTATGGCAGTTCAAAATTTCATCGCACATAGAGGCCAGCCCAGAAAAATATTCTCCGACAATGGAACCAACTTTCATGGTGCGGATAATGAGTTGCGTGAAGAGTTCAAAAAACTGGACCAAAATCGAATTCAAGAAGAATTCACGACAACCGAAATGTCTTGGGCATTCATTCCACCGAAAGCGAGTCATATGGGCGGTGCATGGGAACGAATGATTGGAATTGTCAAGAGGTGCATGGATGATGTCATCTCCATAAGATATCCGACAGATGAAGTACTCAACAATCTGATGAAGTTGACGATGAACATTGTCAATTCGAGACCACTTACGTACGTTGCGCTGGATTCACCTACCGACGAAATTCTCACGCCGAATCATTTGCTTTTCGGTTCGTCAAATGGTATGAAACCACCTGGAGATTTTACGAATGCTGACGCACTtaaaaattcatggaaaacCGCTCAAGTTATGGCGGATAAATTCTGGCGAGCATTTGTGCTGCAATACCTTCCGACACTGGTCAAACGTCCAAAATGGTTCCAGAAAGTCAAATCGCTGCAAATTGATGACATCGTGCTGATCGTGGACGAAAATTTCAAGCGGAACACTTGGCCGAAGGGTATTGTTGTGGAAGTATTCAAAGACAAGGCCGGAACAGTTCGAAGTGGAAAAGTGAGGACTGATCTCGGAACATTTCTCACTAGACCCGTGAGCAAATTGGTACCATTGGACGTGCGACGTAGTGAGGACTCCAACAACACGAATTTTGCTGCCCACAACGACAAAGGTGTTAAGCAGATAGGATCTATTCGTTTATATCGTTTATGA
- the LOC119080995 gene encoding scoloptoxin SSD976-like has product MKNYSHSFVLVLLTIIAVSSTIAVDYCDRCNGDHIACNNTGEFGPDCPAGVTVVPMTADIIASILNRHNTARMNISNGQVSGYETADRMIQMSWDAELASFAEMAAKTCIFDHIKCWTTAVYQYAGQNIAMDIATENPTDAINAMFDRWYNEYANCNMDQIKKISTMTGANGKTFGHFTQVVMANSMKIGCGMVNYLQSSWLYSHLVCNYAQTNMWGWPVYTLGTPCSGCASGCSATYPGLCNPGEVVTW; this is encoded by the exons ATGAAGAACTATAGTCACAGTTTCGTGCTAGTTTTATTGACAATAATTGCAGTTTCGTCAACGATCGCAGTCGATTATTGTGACCGTTGCAATGGTGATCACATTGCTTGCAATAATACTGGAGAATTCGGACCAGATTGTCCAGCTGGTGTTACCGTTGTTCCAATGACTGCTGACATTATTGCATCGATTCTTAACAGACATAATACAGCTAGAATGAACATTTCCAATGGTCAAGTTAGTGGATATGAAACGGCCGATCGAATGATACAAATG TCCTGGGACGCAGAATTGGCATCTTTTGCTGAGATGGCTGCAAAGACTTGCATTTTTGATCATATCAAATGCTGGACTACAG CCGTGTATCAGTATGCCGGACAAAATATTGCAATGGATATTGCCACCGAAAATCCTACTGATGCTATAAATGCCATGTTCGACAGATGGTACAATGAGTACGCAAATTGTAATATGgatcaaataaaaaagatttccACAATGACAGGCGCTAATGG AAAAACATTCGGTCATTTCACTCAAGTTGTAATGGCAAACTCCATGAAAATCGGATGTGGTATGGTAAACTACTTACAAAGTTCGTGGCTGTACTCTCACCTGGTATGCAATTACGCCCAAACAAATATGTGGGGATGGCCTGTGTATACACTTGGTACACCATGCTCGGGATGTGCATCTGGTTGCAGTGCCACTTACCCAGGATTATGCAACCCTGGTGAGGTTGTTACCTGGTAA